One stretch of Dokdonia sp. Hel_I_53 DNA includes these proteins:
- a CDS encoding OmpA family protein produces MKHFSRFLVASLLILAVGSVNAQDENNPWSVSVGVNAVDTYPTGEAAYDIPSGMISDEFPNEFYNVEDHWNILPSVSYINVSRYVGNGLVVGVSGSLNRIDQRGDQSVNDLQYYAADAEVGYSLRDLINGEGGWFDPSLYLGGGYTWFENLNSDVVGDPTANAAAGVKIWFTENFNLGLQSKYKHNFRTDSRKHFQHVASLGIAFGGKDTDGDGIYDRDDECPEVAGLPEFNGCPDTDGDGIQDSKDACPTVFGLAEFDGCPDTDGDGIPDPKDACPTVAGIAALGGCPDADGDGIKDSDDECPNEAGPRENNGCPYADRDGDGVLDKDDECPDVVGTVANNGCPEVSVEVLAQLNTDFKNVLFDYNKASLRKESFETLDRVASVMMEYPNTRFLIEGHTDSRGSDSYNKKLSNERAASVRTYLTGKGIPAARLESQGFGEERPIATNNTAAGRQQNRRVVLSILDK; encoded by the coding sequence ATGAAACATTTTAGCAGATTTTTAGTTGCTTCACTTTTGATTCTTGCTGTAGGATCTGTGAATGCACAAGACGAAAACAATCCTTGGAGCGTCTCTGTCGGAGTAAATGCAGTTGACACTTATCCAACAGGAGAAGCAGCTTATGATATTCCTTCAGGAATGATTAGCGATGAATTTCCAAATGAATTTTACAATGTAGAAGATCACTGGAACATCCTTCCATCTGTTTCTTATATTAACGTATCACGTTATGTAGGGAATGGTTTAGTAGTTGGTGTATCTGGTTCTCTTAACAGAATCGACCAAAGAGGTGATCAATCAGTTAATGATTTACAATATTATGCTGCAGATGCAGAAGTTGGTTATAGCTTAAGAGACCTTATCAATGGAGAAGGTGGATGGTTTGATCCTAGTCTTTATCTTGGTGGAGGTTACACTTGGTTTGAAAACCTTAACTCTGACGTAGTAGGTGATCCAACTGCAAATGCTGCTGCTGGTGTAAAAATCTGGTTTACTGAAAACTTTAACTTAGGTTTACAGTCAAAATATAAGCATAACTTCAGAACAGATTCTAGAAAGCACTTTCAACATGTAGCTTCTTTAGGAATTGCTTTTGGTGGAAAAGATACTGATGGTGACGGAATCTACGATAGAGATGACGAATGTCCTGAAGTAGCTGGTCTTCCTGAGTTTAACGGTTGTCCTGACACTGACGGTGATGGAATCCAAGATTCTAAAGATGCTTGTCCTACTGTATTCGGTTTAGCTGAATTTGATGGTTGTCCTGATACTGACGGTGATGGAATTCCTGATCCTAAAGATGCTTGTCCTACAGTTGCTGGAATCGCTGCTTTAGGTGGATGTCCTGATGCTGATGGTGACGGAATCAAAGATTCTGACGATGAGTGTCCTAACGAAGCTGGACCAAGAGAAAACAATGGTTGTCCTTATGCTGATAGAGATGGTGACGGAGTACTTGACAAAGATGATGAGTGTCCAGATGTTGTTGGAACTGTAGCAAATAATGGATGTCCTGAAGTATCAGTTGAGGTTCTTGCTCAATTAAACACTGATTTCAAAAATGTTTTATTTGATTACAATAAAGCAAGCTTACGTAAAGAGTCTTTTGAAACTCTTGATAGAGTTGCTTCAGTAATGATGGAATACCCTAACACTCGTTTCCTTATAGAAGGGCACACAGATAGTAGAGGTTCTGATTCTTACAACAAAAAACTTTCTAACGAAAGAGCTGCATCAGTTAGAACTTACCTTACTGGTAAAGGAATTCCTGCTGCTCGTTTAGAGTCTCAAGGTTTTGGTGAAGAAAGACCAATCGCAACAAACAATACAGCTGCAGGTCGTCAACAGAATAGACGTGTAGTATTATCTATCCTAGATAAATAA